The Pseudomonas bijieensis DNA window AGCCCTTCCGCCGGAGTGGGATGAAATGGAGGATTTCAGAGTTTTCTTTGAGGATGTCTATAAGTATTTAGCAGAAGCGTGGGGCGAGGATCTTCATAAGGCCAACCAGGAAGACCCAACAACCTGGTAGTTCAGGTTTATCATTCCCACACTCTGCGTGGAATCATCCCGTGACGCTCTGCGTCATCCTCCAGAAGCGGAGCGTCCCTGGCGACATTCCCACGCAGGAGCGTGGGAGCGATCAACAAATTCAATAGAGGTTTTTTGCTAACAGAATTCCCGGAAACATGAATAAAGAATTTCCTGAACTACATGATTTTTTTGGGGCTTATTTCCACCAAGATTGGTCAGCCGAGCATGAGTCCGCCGAGCAAGTCCTCGAGGCCTTTCTAGCAGAGTCGGACGTCGAGATGCTGAAAGTCGTTCAGCAAGAACTTAGTGTACTTGGCAAAAATAAAAATGAATTGGAGTTGAGAGAGTATTTATTGAAAGAGTTAAGTTGCTATTACAGTTATTGGAATACATGGGAAGTCGGCGAGGTGTGGTTACGGCATATTGCTAGCAGGCTGAGCTCTAGAATTGATAGTCTTTGCTGACCTATGGCTGATCAATACATCACCAAACCGCTTTTCGTGGCGAGGGAGTTTGCTCCCGCTGGGCTGCGAAGCAGCCCTAAAAACAACTAACTCGTTCAGTCAGACACACCGAGGCGTTGGTCAGAAGAGGGGGCTGCTGCGCAGCCCAGCGGGAGCAAGCTCCCTCGCCACAGGGTTAGCGCCAGGCATTCGGGCCGTGGCGAGGCGCTAACGCGAACCGACTCACACCGACACCCCCAACTCCACCACAACCTCCTGCTCAGCCACCCCATCCACCAAATACACACTCCCCCCCAAAATATCCTTGGCATGATGCTTGGCCTGCGAAGCCAGTTCCGCCAACTGACTGGCATCCAACTCACCACAGGCCTCGGAACGCAGATGCACCACCCCAATCGACAGCGACAACAACGCAAATTCCTGCCGAATGCCCTGTCGATTCAACGCCGTGAAGCACCCCGCCTCCAGATGCTCGGGGCGGTAGAAGCGGCGGCAGTGGGTCTGGAAGTCGCTGAGTAGCTGGTCCAGGCGCTTGCGCCAGTCTTCCGGGCCGAGGACCAGGAGGAAGTCGTCGCCGCCGATGTGGCCGACGAAGTCGCGGCTGGGGTCGATGCGTTCGTTCAGGCATTGGGCCAGGCACAGCAGGACTTCGTCGCCGCGGCCATAGCCGTAGATGTCGTTGAAGGGTTTGAAGCTGTCGATGTCCACGTAGCAGATCACCGATTCCTGCCGTTGTTGCAGCAGCCGCGTGAGGCATTGCTGGATCGGGACGTTGCCCGGCAGCAGGGTCAGTGGGTTGGCGTAGCGGGCTTGTTGGATTTTCAGTTCGGTGATGAGCTTTAGCACATCGATTACCCGGCCCAGGCCCAGGTAGCCGCCGTTGAGGGTGATGATGAAGTCTTCTTCGATGCGTTGTCGGGCGCGGCTGGTGATCAGGCGGCTGACTTGTTGCAGCGACTGGTTCAGTTCCACCGCCAGGAAGTCATCGCTCATCAGCCGACTGATGGGTTTGCGGGCGAACAGGTCGGTGGCGAAGGGCTTGAGCAAGGCGTCCGAGAGTGAATGGCGATGGACGATGCCGCAGGGCTGGTTCTGATTGTCCAGCACCGCCAGAGAGTTGAGGTTGGCCTGGCGACGGAACGCCTCCAGCACGGTGGCTGTCGGCGTGTTATGGGCCACTGCGGGCTGTTCGTTGAGCAGCGCGCTGAGGTCGTTGAGCTCATCGTTCAGCGACGCCACACCGCTGTCCTGCTTGGGCATCAGCGCCCTGGCATCGCGCGAGGGGTGTTCCTGGGGGCGGGCCAGTAGATACCCCTGGACCAGGTCGACGCCCATTTCGATCAGCACCGTCAGTTCCTCCGGCAGTTCTATGCCCTCGGCGATCACCTGGGCCCGGGAGGCCCGGGCGATTTTCAGGATCGAGCCCACGAATTCGCGCTTGAGGGCATCCTGATGGATGCCGTCGATGAAATGCCGGTCGATCTTCACATAATCGGGCCGCAATTCAGACCATAGCCGCAGGCTCGAATAACCGGCGCCAAGGTCGTCCAGGGCAATCGAGAAGCCCATGGCCCGGTAGTGGTGCAGGGCGGTTTGCAGGAGTTGGAAGTCATCGATGGGGGTTTGTTCGGTCAGTTCGATCACGACCTGATTGGGCGCAATGCCAAAGTCCTGCAGCAGTTGCAGCGTACGCCCCGTTTGGTGCGCGGACTCCAGCAGGGACTCGGGCGAGACGTTGAGGAACAGCTTGCCCGGCAGCTTTTGTTCATTGAAGCGCTGGCAAGCACTGCGACGGCAGGCCAGTTCCAGTTCGCTGAGGCGACCGGCCTGACGCGCCACCGAGAGCAGTGCGATGGGGGAGTGCAATGGGCTGTTGGAGGGGCCGCGGGTCAAGGCTTCATAGCCCACGATGCGCCGTTCGGAAAGGCAGATGATCGGTTGGAACAGGCTGTGCAAACCGCTTTGAGCCAGGATTGAACTCAAGGCACTCAGCTGTTCTGTCGTGGTCATGGCAATCTCTGGCGATAAAAAAAGGACCGGGTGCGCGGCACCCAGTCCTGTATTTCACGACAGACTGATGTCAGTTTGATGACGCTCCGACGAGCATCACCATTAAATGGCCATCATCCTAGTGTTTGGCGATCGCCGTGTTGAGTTTCAGGTAATCCAGCAGGATCCGCCCGGTCTCGCTCAGGTAGGCATCGTCTTCCGGCTTGGTTTTCTCCGGCTCGGTGATCAGGTCTTCGTCCTCTTTCTTCAGCTCTTTGAGCGGTTCTTCGCCCTTGGCCTTGCGACGCAGGTTTTCCATCGCCAGTTGCTTGGCTTCGATGTCGGCATGCTGCGCGCGACGGTCGGCTTCGTTGAGGGTGACGGTTTTCTCCATCATCAACTTTTGCGCCAGGGCCAGCTTGTCGCGGATGAACACGAATTCCGCGTCCTGGGACGAGCGCGCGTCATGGTCGGACTTGAGTTGCGCCAGGAACGGTTTGAACGGGTCTACGGCTGGTTTGATCGCCGGCCGGATGGTGTCCCACGGCATGGCTTCGGGCAGGGCGCTTTCACCGATTTCCTTGGTGTCGATGATCGACGGGTAATCGATATCAGGCAGCACGCCCTGGTGCTGGGTGCTCTGGCCGGAAACCCGGTAGAACTTCGCCAGGGTCAATTTCAGCTCGCCATGGTTGAGCGGCTGGATGGTCTGCACGGTGCCTTTGCCGAAGGTCTGGCCGCCGATGATCAACGCACGGTGGTAGTCCTGCATGGCGCCGGCGAAAATCTCCGAGGCCGAAGCCGAGAGGCGATTGACCAGCAAGGCCATCGGCCCCTTGTAGAACGCGCCCGGGTTTTCATCTTCCAGCACATCCACCCGGCCATCGGCGTTACGCACGAGCACGGTCGGGCCCTTGTCGATGAACAGGCTGGTCAGCTCGGTGGCTTCCTGCAGGGAGCCGCCGCCGTTGTTGCGCAAGTCGATGACCACGCCGTCGACCTTTTCCTTCTGCAGTTCGGTCAGCAGTTTCTTGACGTCGCGGGTGGTGCTCTTGTAGTCCGGATCGCCAGCGCGGAAGGCCTTGAAGTCCAGGTAGAAAGCCGGGATCTCAATGATGCCGAGCTTGTAGTCCTTGCCGTCCTGCTTGAGGTTGAGGACCGATTTCTTCGCCGCCTGTTCTTCCAGCTTCACCGCTTCACGGGTGATGGACACGACCTTGCTGGTCTGGTCGTTCGGCGCATTGCTGGCCGGGATGACTTCCAGGCGCACCACCGAGCCTTTCGGGCCACGGATCAGCTTGACCACTTCGTCCAGGCGCCAGCCGACCACATCGACCATCTCCTTGTTGCCTTGGGCGACGCCGATGATCTTGTCCGCCGGGCTGACCTGTTTGGTCTTGTCCGCAGGGCCCGCCGGGACCAGGCGCACGATCTTCACCTGGTCGTTGTCGCTCTGCAGCACCGCACCGATGCCTTCCAGGGACAGGCTCATGTTGATGTCGAAGTTTTCCGCGTTATCCGGCGACAGATAATTGGTGTGCGGGTCGTAGGACATGGCGAAGGTGTTGATGTACGCCTGGAAGATGTCTTCGGCGCGGGTCTGGTCCAGGCGCGCCAATTGGTTCTTGTAGCGCTTGGTCAGGGTTTCCTGGATCTGCTTGGGATCCTTGCCGGCGATCTTCATGCGCAGCACCTCGTCCTTGACGCGTTTGCGCCACAGGTCATCGAGTTCGGCGGTGCTTTTGAGCCAAGGGGCGTCCTTGCGATCGACCAGCAAGGTTTCCTTGGTATTGAAGTCGATTTTGTCGACGCCTTTGTTCAGCTCGGCAATGGCGTAGTCCAGACGCGCCTTCACGCGGTCCAGGTAGCGCTTGTAGATGGTGAACCCGGCGTTGAGGTCGCCGCTCTTGAGGAAGTCGTCGAACTGGGTCTTCCACTTGTCGAATTCAGCGATGTCGCTGGCCAGGAAGTAACTGCGCGACGGATCGAGCAGCTTCAGGTAGCTGTCATAGATGATGACCGAACGCGCGTCATCGAGCGGCGGCTTGCTGTAGTGATGGCGCTTGAGCAACTCGACGACGTTAAGGCTGGCAATCACCTCGTCCCGATCGGGCTGAAGCTTGTCCCAGCTGTTGGCTGCGAACGTATCGCTCGACAGCGGCAACAGGCCAAGGCCAATGACAAGCGCGAGGGCGGTGCTGGGGAACAGGTGCTTCATGCTGATTCGACGCAGGGACAATTGATAACGCATATTAGGCCGTCTTTGAAGTCGCCGGTTCCATGTGGCCCGGGCGCATAATGCAAGAAAGCCCGGCGTTGAAGCAGCGGGCCCAGTCGAGACTCACTATGGAGGCACCGTGAAAGCATTGCAAGGCGTTGAAGGCCAAGTGGTATGGGCAGATGAGCCAAGTCCGGCGTGTGATGTCGGGCAAGTTCGCATTCGTGTGGCGGCCGCCGGCCTGAATCGGGCCGATTTGTTGCAAAAAGCCGGGCTTTATCCGCCGCCACCCGGTGCCAGCCAGGTGCTGGGGCTGGAATGTTCCGGGGTGATCAGCGAGGTTGGGCCGGGTTCGTCCTGGCAGGTGGGCGACCGCGTTTGCGCCTTGCTCGCTGGCGGTGGGATGGCTGAGGAAGTGGTGGTCGATGGCCGGCATGTGCTGCCAGTCCCGGAGGGCCTGTCATTGGCTGAAGCCGCCGCGCTGCCTGAGGTCTACAGCACCGCGTGGTTGAACCTGTTCCAGCTGGCTGCGCTCAAGCCGGGTGAGAAAGTGCTGCTGCACGCCGGGGCCAGCGGCGTCGGCTCGGCTGCCATCCAGCTATGCAAGGCGTTCGGTAACCCATGTTGGGTCAGTGTCGGCTCAGCTGATCGCCTGAGTTATTGCCAAGCGCTGGGGGCCCAGGGCGGCGTGGTGCGCACCGATGGCCTGGAGAGTTTGAACGACCTCGGCCCCTTCGACGTGATCCTCGATCCTGTGGGCGCCAACTACGCCCCACTCAACGTGAAACTTTTGTCAGTTGACGGGCGCTGGGTTCTCATTGGCCTGATGGGCGGGCGCGAGGCACAACTGGATCTGGCGCAGGTGCTGGGCAAACGTATCCAATTGCTCGGCTCGACCTTGCGCAGTCGTAACGATCAGTTCAAGGCCGACCTGATCAGCGAGCTGGGGCAACAGGTGTGGCCGTTGTTTGCCGACAAACGCCTGAGCCCGCAACTGGCGAAGGTCTTCGCGATCAAGGATGCCGAAGCGGCGTTCGCGGAACTGGCGACCAACAAGGTATCGGGGAAGTTGGTACTGGTGATCGATGAGAGCCTGAACTAATCCGGGCGTCGCGCAAGAACCTGTGTGCGAGCTTGCTCGCGTTGGCAGTGTGTCAGCTAAATCAATGCTGGCTGCTCCAACGCTATCGCGAGCAAGCTCGCTCCCACAGGGGGTGTGGTGTCTCCTGGCCCGCACCCTGCGTCAATTTTCAAAGGGCTAGATAGGCATACACCCTGTCAAGTCTGACAGTAGACACCACGAAGAAAGGCACCCTAGAGTGGGTTCGAGAGTAATAGATGTCTCTCTGATTAGTGTCCGCTAACAGAAGAGGTGTTGTGATGGCTACGAAAGAACTGCGCATGTCCCAAGAGTACATTGACGGCGATCGATCGCCCGAAGTGGTCTTGGAAATCTATAAGGGCAAAAAACTGCAGTTTGCGACCTTTGTCTCTGCTTCAAAAAAGAACGGCCCCTACGATACCGTCAATGTCAAAACCGACGTCGATGGTGACGGTGATATGGACAGGCAAGACGAAAAGGCCATTCTGGATCTGGCAAAAGCCTTTTCAAAATTCAAGTAGGGCGCTGTTATGTTTGATCACGTCATCCTGCATGCGCTGGTTTTTGCACTTTTATTAACAGTTGTTGAGGCTGCTCAAGCACAAGTACCTTCAGACACTTCCGAACAGGGACAATGGGGTATTTGGGGGGCGGCTGCTTCCTGCCCTGCGGGCCAGTATGTCTGGGGCTTTCGGCTCAAAAGTGAGCCCTATCAGGGCAATGGTGACGATACTGCCTTGAATGCGATCCAGCTTATCTGCAAGAGCGGCGCCACGGGACAGGCAACGTACATTCAAAGCCTTGAAGGGAAGTGGGGAAGCTGGGGTAAGGACCATGTTTGTCGCGAGCATCCCGTCATAGGATTTGCCATCCAGGTGGAACGGTTTCAAGGTAGGGACAAGGAAAAGGGCTCGAAGGACGATACCGCGGCCGGCAATATCAAAATGAATTGCGGTTCGCAGATTTTGGTTGGCGACCCACCCAATGCGTGGGGGGAGGAATGGACCGGGTTCTATAGCTGCCTCGATGGCACCGGGGCCAAGAAAGTGAAGGGATTTCGGACCCGGGTGGAGCCCGATCAAGGCAGTGGGGATGATACGGCCCTGAACGCGATGCAGGTGTATTGCGGGTTCTAGTGAGAGGCGTTGACGATCTCGGAAACGCCGAATCTGTGGGAGCGAGCCTGTTCGCGATGGCGTCGGATGCGGTCAGCATTGATGTTGGCTGACATACCGCCATCGCGAGCAAGTTCGCTCCCACAGGTTTGTTTATTTGCAGGAATACTTGCATGTCGGCGCCGACATGACTGGTCCCCTCATCCTACGACGGTGGCTTGAACCTTTGACCGGCGCCCGCGGGCAAGCTGACCTTCGGTCGGCATCCCGTATCCGATGCGCGCGCCCTGCTAGCGTTAATTAATGGAGGGGATGGGGTAACCGCAACTTTCATTTCACCAGCCAGGTGAAGAGGTCGATCATGGCCATCGCCGAATGGCGCATGCAGGGCGTCGAATTCGTTGCCTGCAACTGCAATTGGGGCTGCCCCTGTCAATTCGATGCGCCGCCGACCCATGGCCACTGCCAGGCGGTGGCGTCGATGCGAGTGGAACACGGGTATTTCAATAAGGTGACACTGGGAGGCTTGTGCTGGGCCGCCACTTTCGCTTGGCCGGGCGCTATCCATGAGGGTAACGGCAGTTGTCAGGTGTTCATCGATGAACGCGCCGACGAGGCGCAACGCCAGGCCCTGCTGACCATTCTCTCTGGTTTGGAAAGCGACCCCGGGGCCAACGTGTTCCAGGTGTTCAGCAGCACCATGACTGAAGCATTCGAGCCGCTGTTCGTGCCCATCACTTTATCCATCGATGTCGACCAGCGCTTGGCGCACCTGGACATTCCTGGCGTGCTGCAGGCCAGCGGCGAGCCGATCCGCAGCCCGATCGACGGTTCACCTCATCGAGTACGCCTGTCCCTGCCCAATGGCTTCGAGTTCCTTGAGGCTGAAGTCGCCAGCGGCAGTTACCAGACGCATTCAGCCCTCAAGCTGCAATCCCAGGACAGTCATAGCCACCTCGCCCACGTGCACTTCACCGGCCATGGCATAGAGCCGTAAAGATGGCAGCCCCTCAGGTGGCGGCCCAGAGCAGGCGACTGACAGGCGAGCAGTGGCTGTTTCTGTTCTGCCTGCTTGGGCTGATCGCCCTGGCTTGGCTGGTACTGCTGCACATGGCCCGTGACATGAGTGCGCCGGGCGGCATGGCCGATGCGGCAATGGCCGGCATGCTCATGCCCTGGAGCCTGACCGATGCGCTGCTGATGTTCGCCATGTGGTTGGTGATGATGATCGGCATGATGCTGCCCAGTGCCCTGCCCATGCTGCTGATCTACCAGCAGATGCTGCGCAAGCGCATGCCGGCACCACAGCGACACCTGGCTCTGCTGCTGTTCTGCGGCGCTTATGGCTTGGTCTGGGCTGGCTTCGCCCTGGGCGCCACGGCGCTGCAATGGGCGCTTGAGCAGCTCACTCTGCTCAGTCCGGGGATGCGCGTCAGCAGTACCGCGTTGGGCGCCGGCCTGCTGCTGGTCGCAGGCGTCTATCAGTGGCTGCCGAGCAAGGCGGTCTGCCTTGAGCATTGTCGCGGGCCGCTGCATTTTCTTCTCAGCTACTGGCGCCCC harbors:
- a CDS encoding contact-dependent growth inhibition system immunity protein → MNKEFPELHDFFGAYFHQDWSAEHESAEQVLEAFLAESDVEMLKVVQQELSVLGKNKNELELREYLLKELSCYYSYWNTWEVGEVWLRHIASRLSSRIDSLC
- a CDS encoding bifunctional diguanylate cyclase/phosphodiesterase; protein product: MTTTEQLSALSSILAQSGLHSLFQPIICLSERRIVGYEALTRGPSNSPLHSPIALLSVARQAGRLSELELACRRSACQRFNEQKLPGKLFLNVSPESLLESAHQTGRTLQLLQDFGIAPNQVVIELTEQTPIDDFQLLQTALHHYRAMGFSIALDDLGAGYSSLRLWSELRPDYVKIDRHFIDGIHQDALKREFVGSILKIARASRAQVIAEGIELPEELTVLIEMGVDLVQGYLLARPQEHPSRDARALMPKQDSGVASLNDELNDLSALLNEQPAVAHNTPTATVLEAFRRQANLNSLAVLDNQNQPCGIVHRHSLSDALLKPFATDLFARKPISRLMSDDFLAVELNQSLQQVSRLITSRARQRIEEDFIITLNGGYLGLGRVIDVLKLITELKIQQARYANPLTLLPGNVPIQQCLTRLLQQRQESVICYVDIDSFKPFNDIYGYGRGDEVLLCLAQCLNERIDPSRDFVGHIGGDDFLLVLGPEDWRKRLDQLLSDFQTHCRRFYRPEHLEAGCFTALNRQGIRQEFALLSLSIGVVHLRSEACGELDASQLAELASQAKHHAKDILGGSVYLVDGVAEQEVVVELGVSV
- a CDS encoding carboxy terminal-processing peptidase, whose amino-acid sequence is MKHLFPSTALALVIGLGLLPLSSDTFAANSWDKLQPDRDEVIASLNVVELLKRHHYSKPPLDDARSVIIYDSYLKLLDPSRSYFLASDIAEFDKWKTQFDDFLKSGDLNAGFTIYKRYLDRVKARLDYAIAELNKGVDKIDFNTKETLLVDRKDAPWLKSTAELDDLWRKRVKDEVLRMKIAGKDPKQIQETLTKRYKNQLARLDQTRAEDIFQAYINTFAMSYDPHTNYLSPDNAENFDINMSLSLEGIGAVLQSDNDQVKIVRLVPAGPADKTKQVSPADKIIGVAQGNKEMVDVVGWRLDEVVKLIRGPKGSVVRLEVIPASNAPNDQTSKVVSITREAVKLEEQAAKKSVLNLKQDGKDYKLGIIEIPAFYLDFKAFRAGDPDYKSTTRDVKKLLTELQKEKVDGVVIDLRNNGGGSLQEATELTSLFIDKGPTVLVRNADGRVDVLEDENPGAFYKGPMALLVNRLSASASEIFAGAMQDYHRALIIGGQTFGKGTVQTIQPLNHGELKLTLAKFYRVSGQSTQHQGVLPDIDYPSIIDTKEIGESALPEAMPWDTIRPAIKPAVDPFKPFLAQLKSDHDARSSQDAEFVFIRDKLALAQKLMMEKTVTLNEADRRAQHADIEAKQLAMENLRRKAKGEEPLKELKKEDEDLITEPEKTKPEDDAYLSETGRILLDYLKLNTAIAKH
- a CDS encoding zinc-binding dehydrogenase translates to MKALQGVEGQVVWADEPSPACDVGQVRIRVAAAGLNRADLLQKAGLYPPPPGASQVLGLECSGVISEVGPGSSWQVGDRVCALLAGGGMAEEVVVDGRHVLPVPEGLSLAEAAALPEVYSTAWLNLFQLAALKPGEKVLLHAGASGVGSAAIQLCKAFGNPCWVSVGSADRLSYCQALGAQGGVVRTDGLESLNDLGPFDVILDPVGANYAPLNVKLLSVDGRWVLIGLMGGREAQLDLAQVLGKRIQLLGSTLRSRNDQFKADLISELGQQVWPLFADKRLSPQLAKVFAIKDAEAAFAELATNKVSGKLVLVIDESLN
- a CDS encoding DUF1326 domain-containing protein produces the protein MAIAEWRMQGVEFVACNCNWGCPCQFDAPPTHGHCQAVASMRVEHGYFNKVTLGGLCWAATFAWPGAIHEGNGSCQVFIDERADEAQRQALLTILSGLESDPGANVFQVFSSTMTEAFEPLFVPITLSIDVDQRLAHLDIPGVLQASGEPIRSPIDGSPHRVRLSLPNGFEFLEAEVASGSYQTHSALKLQSQDSHSHLAHVHFTGHGIEP
- a CDS encoding DUF2182 domain-containing protein — translated: MAAPQVAAQSRRLTGEQWLFLFCLLGLIALAWLVLLHMARDMSAPGGMADAAMAGMLMPWSLTDALLMFAMWLVMMIGMMLPSALPMLLIYQQMLRKRMPAPQRHLALLLFCGAYGLVWAGFALGATALQWALEQLTLLSPGMRVSSTALGAGLLLVAGVYQWLPSKAVCLEHCRGPLHFLLSYWRPDVRGGWRMGLAHGAYCLGCCWALMGLLFVVGVMNLLWVAVIGAFILLEKNLPQGLWLSRICGLLLLGWSLWLLLG